One genomic region from Phoenix dactylifera cultivar Barhee BC4 unplaced genomic scaffold, palm_55x_up_171113_PBpolish2nd_filt_p 000046F, whole genome shotgun sequence encodes:
- the LOC103710117 gene encoding pyrophosphate-energized vacuolar membrane proton pump-like, producing the protein MGAAILTDLLTEIVIPVAAVVGIGFALMQWLLVSRVKLSPERQGPLAGSKNKNGCSDYLIEEEEGLTDHNVVVKCAEIQSAIYEGATSFLFTEYQYVGIFMVAFAILVFLFLGSVEGFSTKSQPCTYSKDKYCKPALANAVFSTVSFLLGAITSLVSGFLGMKIATYANARTTLEARWGVGKAFITAFRSGAVMGFLLAANGLLVLYIAINLFKLYYGDDWEGLFEAITGYGLGGSSMALFGRVGGGIYTKAADVGADLVGKVERNIPEDDPRNPAVIADNVGDNVGDIAGMGSDLFGSYAESSCAALVVASISSFGINHDLTAMCYPLLISSMGIIVCLITTLFATDFFEIKAVKEIEPALKKQLIISTFLMTVGIAIISWIALPSSFTIFNFGTQKQVTNWQLFFCVGVGLWAGLIIGFVTEYYTSNAYSPVQDVADSCRTGAATNVIFGLALGYKSVIIPIFAIAVSIFVSFSLAAMYGIAVAALGMLSTIATGLAIDAYGPISDNAGGIAEMAGMSHRIRERTDALDAAGNTTAAIGKGFAIGSAALVSLALFGAFVSRAALSTVDVLTPKVFIGLIVGAMLPYWFSAMTMKSVGSAALKMVEEVRRQFNTIPGLMEGTAKPDYATCVKISTDASIREMIPPGALVMLTPLIVGTFFGVETLSGVLAGALVSGVQVAISASNTGGAWDNAKKYIEAGASEHARTLGPKGSDAHKAAVIGDTIGDPLKDTSGPSLNILIKLMAVESLVFAPFFAAHGGILFRIF; encoded by the exons ATGGGAGCGGCGATACTGACGGATCTCCTGACGGAGATCGTGATCCCCGTGGCAGCCGTCGTCGGGATTGGGTTCGCTTTGATGCAGTGGCTGCTGGTGTCGAGGGTGAAGCTGTCGCCGGAGAGGCAGGGGCCGCTGGCGGGGAGCAAGAACAAGAACGGCTGCTCCGACTACCTCATCGAGGAAGAGGAGGGGCTCACTGATCACAACGTCGTGGTGAAGTGCGCTGAGATCCAGAGCGCCATCTACGAAG GCGCAACTTCATTCCTTTTCACCGAGTATCAGTATGTTGGAATTTTCATGGTTGCTTTTGCAATCCTGGTATTCCTATTCCTTGGCTCTGTGGAGGGCTTTAGCACTAAGAGCCAGCCCTGCACCTATAGCAAGGACAAGTATTGCAAGCCTGCGCTTGCAAATGCTGTCTTTAGCACTGTGTCCTTCTTGCTCGGTGCAATCACCTCTCTGGTATCTGGTTTTCTTGGAATGAAAATTGCGACATATGCAAACGCCAGAACAACTTTGGAAGCAAGGTGGGGTGTTGGAAAAGCTTTCATTACTGCATTCCGCTCAGGTGCAGTGATGGGCTTTTTGCTTGCTGCAAATGGGCTTTTGGTTCTCTACATTGCAATCAACCTATTCAAGCTGTATTATGGTGATGACTGGGAAGGCCTTTTTGAGGCTATTACTGGTTATGGTCTTGGTGGCTCTTCCATGGCTCTTTTTGGGCGAGTTGGAGGAGGTATCTATACAAAAGCTGCTGATGTTGGCGCTGATCTTGTTGGTAAGGTTGAGAGGAATATCCCTGAAGATGACCCAAGGAATCCAGCT GTGATTGCTGACAATGTTGGAGATAATGTCGGGGATATTGCCGGGATGGGATCCGATCTTTTTGGCTCATATGCTGAATCTTCCTGTGCTGCCCTTGTTGTTGCTTCAATCTCATCCTTTGGAATCAACCATGATTTGACTGCAATGTGCTATCCGTTGCTTATCAGCTCTATGGGTATCATTGTTTGTTTGATCACTACTCTGTTTGCAACTGACTTCTTTGAAATAAAGGCAGTGAAGGAAATCGAGCCTGCACTGAAGAAGCAGCTCATAATCTCAACTTTTCTTATGACTGTTGGTATTGCAATTATCAGTTGGATTGCACTTCCTTCTAGCTTCACAATCTTCAATTTTGGCACCCAGAAGCAAGTGACAAACTG GCAGCTGTTCTTCTGTGTTGGAGTTGGTCTATGGGCTGGCCTGATTATTGGGTTTGTCACTGAATACTACACAAGCAACGCATACAG ccCCGTGCAAGATGTAGCTGATTCCTGCAGAACTGGAGCTGCCACTAACGTCATTTTCGGGCTTGCATTGGGATACAAGTCTGTGATCATTCCAATTTTCGCTATTGCTGTCAGCATTTTTGTTAGTTTTAGCCTTGCTGCCATGTATGGTATTGCAGTTGCTGCTCTAGGCATGTTGAGCACAATTGCTACTGGGCTGGCCATTGATGCCTATGGCCCCATCAGTGACAATGCTGGAGGCATTGCCGAGATGGCTGGAATGAGCCACAGAATACGTGAGAGAACTGATGCACTTGATGCTGCAGGCAATACCACTGCTGCTATCGGAAAG GGTTTTGCCATTGGTTCAGCTGCCTTGGTGTCCCTTGCACTCTTCGGCGCCTTTGTGAGTCGGGCGGCATTATCAACTGTGGATGTTCTGACACCTAAAGTGTTCATCGGGCTAATTGTTGGTGCAATGCTTCCTTACTGGTTCTCAGCCATGACCATGAAGAGTGTAGGCAGTGCAGCTCTGAAGATGGTGGAGGAAGTTCGCCGACAGTTTAACACCATACCCGGTCTTATGGAGGGAACCGCCAAACCTGACTATGCCACTTGTGTCAAAATCTCGACAGATGCCTCCATCAGGGAGATGATTCCACCTGGTGCTCTAGTCATGCTCACACCTCTCATTGTTGGAACCTTCTTTGGTGTGGAAACTCTATCAGGGGTTCTTGCAGGCGCCCTTGTATCTGGCGTTCAG GTTGCAATATCTGCATCAAACACTGGTGGTGCATGGGATAATGCTAAGAAGTATATTGAG GCTGGGGCTTCAGAGCATGCTAGGACCCTTGGTCCCAAAGGATCAGATGCCCACAAGGCTGCTGTGATCGGTGACACCATCGGAGACCCACTAAAGGACACATCTGGACCATCACTCAACATCCTTATCAAGTTAATGGCCGTCGAATCTCTTGTATTTGCACCGTTCTTCGCTGCACATGGAGGCATCCTCTTCAGGATCTTCTGA
- the LOC103710119 gene encoding heparanase-like protein 3 isoform X5, giving the protein MGGALLRLLGFCFWAFLWLSSFVAVDAVGASPPAGASKGTAVVDGTTAIAVTDDDFVCATLDWWPPEKCDYGTCSWGLASVLNLNLSNKILLNAVKEFSPLKLRIGGSLQDKVIYGVDPQQPCTPFVKKKSEMFGFSQGCLPMHRWDELNGFFKKAGAVIIFGLNALNGRVHLPGGSLGGPWNSTNAASFIHYTVNKGYTIHGWELGNELSGSGVGARIGADQYAADVISLKKIIDDIYQGFPHKPLVLAPGGFFDASWFNELIKKTKPHSLDAITHHIYNLGAGVDKHLVDKILNPSYLDGEASTFRNLQGILRSAGTSTTAWVGEAGGAYNSGHHLVTDSFVFSFWYLDQLGMSSTYNTKSYCRQSLVGGNYGLLNTATFHPNPDYYSALLWHRLMGSKVLSTNFTGTKSIRAYAHCARESLGITLLLINLSGKTTSQVFVTTASAFTIALKHHIPRTRFNHITRLGRTLAFMREEYHLTAKDGNLHSQAMLLNGNILSVDSEGNFPTLKPMEVDASLPITLAPFSIVFVHIPHFHAPACG; this is encoded by the exons ATGGGTGGAGCTCTTCTGCGGCTCCTGGGCTTCTGCTTCTGGGCATTTCTATGGCTCTCCAGCTTCGTCGCAGTGGACGCTGTTGGGGCTTCTCCGCCTGCTGGGGCCAGCAAGGGGACCGCCGTCGTCGATGGGACAACTGCCATTGCGGTCACTGACGATGACTTCGTTTGCGCTACGCTGGATTGGTGGCCGCCGGAGAAGTGTGATTACGGGACTTGTAGCTGGGGCCTCGCATCCGTGCTCAATCTG AATCTTTCCAACAAGATTTTATTGAATGCTGTTAAAG AATTTTCTCCATTGAAACTCCGCATTGGGGGCTCCTTGCAAGATAAGGTCATATATGGCGTGGATCCTCAACAGCCATGCACTCCTTTTGTTAAGAAAAAATCTGAGATGTTTGGTTTTTCTCAAGGCTGCCTACCCATGCATAGATGGGATGAACTCAATGGTTTCTTCAAAAAAGCCGG AGCTGTAATCATTTTTGGGCTGAATGCCCTTAATGGAAGGGTTCATTTGCCAGGTGGTTCTTTAGGAGGACCCTGGAACTCCACCAACGCTGCATCTTTTATTCACTACACTGTCAATAAGGGTTACACTATCCATGGTTGGGAGCTTG GAAATGAATTAAGTGGAAGTGGAGTTGGAGCTAGAATTGGGGCAGATCAATATGCTGCAGATGTGATCtcccttaaaaaaattattgatgaCATATACCAAGGTTTCCCTCATAAGCCACTGGTACTAGCACCAGGGGGTTTCTTCGATGCTAGCTGGTTCAATGAACtcatcaaaaaaacaaaacccCACTCATTGGATGCGATCACCCACCACATATATAATCTGGGAGCAG GTGTCGATAAGCACTTGGTTGATAAAATTCTTAATCCCTCGTATCTTGATGGTGAAGCGAGCACATTCAGAAATCTCCAAGGAATTCTCCGAAGTGCAGGCACTTCAACCACTGCTTGGGTTGGTGAAGCTGGAGGAGCTTACAATAGCGGCCACCATCTTGTCACAGATTCATTTGTGTTCAGCTTCTG GTACTTGGATCAGCTTGGCATGTCATCGACATACAACACTAAAAGTTATTGCAGACAATCCTTGGTTGGTGGAAACTATGGCCTACTCAACACAGCGACGTTCCATCCGAATCCTGATTACTACAG TGCTCTTTTGTGGCATCGACTGATGGGAAGCAAAGTCCTATCAACAAACTTCACAGGAACAAAGAGTATACGGGCATATGCACATTGTGCAAGAGAATCC CTAGGGATTACACTGCTACTGATCAATCTCAGTGGCAAAACTACTTCTCAAGTTTTTGTTACCACTGCATCTGCCTTTACTATAGCATTGAAGCATCACATTCCTAGGACAAGGTTCAACCATATAACTCGACTTGGGAGAACGCTTGCATTTATGAGGGAAGAATACCATTTAACAGCCAAGGATGGGAACTTACACAGCCAAGCCATGCTGCTGAATGGCAACATCTTGTCTGTAGATTCAGAAGGGAATTTCCCTACACTCAAACCCATGGAAGTTGATGCGTCACTACCAATAACACTTGCCCCATTTTCTATTGTTTTTGTCCACATTCCCCACTTTCATGCTCCTGCTTGTGGGTAG
- the LOC103710118 gene encoding arogenate dehydrogenase 2, chloroplastic-like, whose translation MVLSALLPPPLRPRNPSQPPISAASVHPRTAPLRRPGCGGTTGLALRCRLVIRALDAAQPFDYESRASELLDRRSKLKIGIIGFGNFGQFLARTFAHQGHALLAHSRSDYSDVARSLGVSFFRDPHDLCEEHPDVVLLCTSILSTDAVLRSLPIQRLRRNTLFVDVLSVKEFPKNLFLQLLPPDFDILCTHPMFGPESGKNGWAGLSFVYEKVRIGDSGGRAERCRRFLEIFEREGCRMVEMSCTDHDENAAEIQFLTHTVGRILAKLDLKSTPINTKGYETLLDLVENTCSDSFELYNGLFMYNKNSTELLERMDVAFDSLKKELFGRLHDILRKQLFEFDRKG comes from the coding sequence ATGGTCCTCTCCGccctcctcccccctcctctccgCCCTCGCAACCCATCCCAACCCCCGATCTCGGCTGCCTCCGTCCACCCCCGCACCGCCCCTCTCCGCCGCCCTGGTTGCGGCGGCACCACCGGCCTCGCCCTCCGCTGCCGGTTGGTAATCCGGGCCCTGGACGCCGCCCAGCCGTTCGACTACGAGTCTCGGGCCTCCGAACTGCTCGACCGCCGCTCCAAGCTCAAGATCGGCATCATCGGCTTCGGCAACTTCGGCCAGTTCCTCGCCCGCACCTTCGCCCACCAGGGCCACGCCCTCCTCGCCCATTCGCGCTCCGACTACTCCGACGTCGCTCGCTCCCTCGGCGTCTCCTTTTTCCGCGACCCCCACGACCTGTGCGAGGAGCACCCCGACGTGGTCCTCCTCTGCACCTCGATCCTCTCCACCGATGCCGTTCTCCGCTCCCTCCCCATCCAGCGCCTCCGCCGCAACACTCTCTTCGTCGACGTTCTCTCCGTCAAGGAGTTCCCCAAGAACCTCTTCCTCCAGCTTCTCCCACCGGACTTCGACATTCTCTGCACCCACCCCATGTTCGGGCCCGAGAGCGGCAAGAACGGCTGGGCCGGCCTGTCCTTCGTCTACGAGAAGGTCCGTATCGGCGATTCCGGCGGCCGCGCAGAGCGCTGCCGGCGATTCCTTGAGATCTTCGAGCGCGAGGGCTGCCGGATGGTGGAGATGTCCTGTACGGATCATGACGAGAATGCTGCTGAAATACAGTTCCTGACTCACACCGTGGGGAGGATTCTTGCCAAGTTGGATCTCAAGTCGACCCCGATTAACACCAAGGGGTACGAGACCCTGCTCGATCTGGTGGAGAACACATGCAGTGATAGTTTCGAGCTGTACAATGGGTTGTTCATGTACAACAAGAATTCCACCGAGCTGCTTGAGAGAATGGATGTCGCATTCGATTCGTTGAAGAAGGAGCTGTTCGGGCGTTTGCATGATATACTGAGGAAGCAGCTGTTCGAGTTCGATAGAAAGGGCTAA
- the LOC103710119 gene encoding heparanase-like protein 3 isoform X4 yields the protein MVGSLASGRWVELFCGSWASASGHFYGSPASSQWTLLGLLRLLGPARGPPSSMGQLPLRSLTMTSFALRWIGGRRRSVITGLVAGASHPCSIWCFIFSFLQNLSNKILLNAVKEFSPLKLRIGGSLQDKVIYGVDPQQPCTPFVKKKSEMFGFSQGCLPMHRWDELNGFFKKAGAVIIFGLNALNGRVHLPGGSLGGPWNSTNAASFIHYTVNKGYTIHGWELGNELSGSGVGARIGADQYAADVISLKKIIDDIYQGFPHKPLVLAPGGFFDASWFNELIKKTKPHSLDAITHHIYNLGAGVDKHLVDKILNPSYLDGEASTFRNLQGILRSAGTSTTAWVGEAGGAYNSGHHLVTDSFVFSFWYLDQLGMSSTYNTKSYCRQSLVGGNYGLLNTATFHPNPDYYSALLWHRLMGSKVLSTNFTGTKSIRAYAHCARESLGITLLLINLSGKTTSQVFVTTASAFTIALKHHIPRTRFNHITRLGRTLAFMREEYHLTAKDGNLHSQAMLLNGNILSVDSEGNFPTLKPMEVDASLPITLAPFSIVFVHIPHFHAPACG from the exons ATGGTTGGGAGCTTG GCCTCTGGGAGATGGGTGGAGCTCTTCTGCGGCTCCTGGGCTTCTGCTTCTGGGCATTTCTATGGCTCTCCAGCTTCGTCGCAGTGGACGCTGTTGGGGCTTCTCCGCCTGCTGGGGCCAGCAAGGGGACCGCCGTCGTCGATGGGACAACTGCCATTGCGGTCACTGACGATGACTTCGTTTGCGCTACGCTGGATTGGTGGCCGCCGGAGAAGTGTGATTACGGGACTTGTAGCTGGGGCCTCGCATCCGTGCTCAATCTG GTGTTTCATTTTTTCCTTCCTGCAGAATCTTTCCAACAAGATTTTATTGAATGCTGTTAAAG AATTTTCTCCATTGAAACTCCGCATTGGGGGCTCCTTGCAAGATAAGGTCATATATGGCGTGGATCCTCAACAGCCATGCACTCCTTTTGTTAAGAAAAAATCTGAGATGTTTGGTTTTTCTCAAGGCTGCCTACCCATGCATAGATGGGATGAACTCAATGGTTTCTTCAAAAAAGCCGG AGCTGTAATCATTTTTGGGCTGAATGCCCTTAATGGAAGGGTTCATTTGCCAGGTGGTTCTTTAGGAGGACCCTGGAACTCCACCAACGCTGCATCTTTTATTCACTACACTGTCAATAAGGGTTACACTATCCATGGTTGGGAGCTTG GAAATGAATTAAGTGGAAGTGGAGTTGGAGCTAGAATTGGGGCAGATCAATATGCTGCAGATGTGATCtcccttaaaaaaattattgatgaCATATACCAAGGTTTCCCTCATAAGCCACTGGTACTAGCACCAGGGGGTTTCTTCGATGCTAGCTGGTTCAATGAACtcatcaaaaaaacaaaacccCACTCATTGGATGCGATCACCCACCACATATATAATCTGGGAGCAG GTGTCGATAAGCACTTGGTTGATAAAATTCTTAATCCCTCGTATCTTGATGGTGAAGCGAGCACATTCAGAAATCTCCAAGGAATTCTCCGAAGTGCAGGCACTTCAACCACTGCTTGGGTTGGTGAAGCTGGAGGAGCTTACAATAGCGGCCACCATCTTGTCACAGATTCATTTGTGTTCAGCTTCTG GTACTTGGATCAGCTTGGCATGTCATCGACATACAACACTAAAAGTTATTGCAGACAATCCTTGGTTGGTGGAAACTATGGCCTACTCAACACAGCGACGTTCCATCCGAATCCTGATTACTACAG TGCTCTTTTGTGGCATCGACTGATGGGAAGCAAAGTCCTATCAACAAACTTCACAGGAACAAAGAGTATACGGGCATATGCACATTGTGCAAGAGAATCC CTAGGGATTACACTGCTACTGATCAATCTCAGTGGCAAAACTACTTCTCAAGTTTTTGTTACCACTGCATCTGCCTTTACTATAGCATTGAAGCATCACATTCCTAGGACAAGGTTCAACCATATAACTCGACTTGGGAGAACGCTTGCATTTATGAGGGAAGAATACCATTTAACAGCCAAGGATGGGAACTTACACAGCCAAGCCATGCTGCTGAATGGCAACATCTTGTCTGTAGATTCAGAAGGGAATTTCCCTACACTCAAACCCATGGAAGTTGATGCGTCACTACCAATAACACTTGCCCCATTTTCTATTGTTTTTGTCCACATTCCCCACTTTCATGCTCCTGCTTGTGGGTAG